The Syntrophorhabdaceae bacterium genome includes the window AAAGGCGCTGTCTTTCTCTTCAGGTCAACTGGTGCATCTTCATTAAATTTGTTTTTCCCGATACTGACGGCGGGTGGCTTGCGACGATGATGATCCTGTCGCCTTTTTTTGCATAGCCAAGCTTCACAAGCATGGAATCGACACCCCTGATCAGGTCATCTGTATTGATAAAATGCTCCACGGGATATGCTGTCACACCCCAATATATTGCCATCTGCCTGACTACCTTGTGCTCCGGTGAAAAGGCGATAACCGGTGTTTTCGGTCTGAACTTTGAAATAAGCCGTGCCGTGAACCCTGACCTTGTGAACACTACGATCCACC containing:
- a CDS encoding pyruvate kinase alpha/beta domain-containing protein, with the translated sequence WIVVFTRSGFTARLISKFRPKTPVIAFSPEHKVVRQMAIYWGVTAYPVEHFINTDDLIRGVDSMLVKLGYAKKGDRIIIVASHPPSVSGKTNLMKMHQLT